The segment GCGGCACGTCCGGCGCCTTGAGGATCACACCGTGCGATCCGGTACGCGGCAGCCGTTCCAGCACCGTGAGGAGGTCGTCGAGGCCCGCCGGCAGGTGGAAGCGGGCACGGAAGACGATCGGCCGTAGCGCCGGCAACTCCGCCTCGACCGCGGCCCGGACAGCAGCCGAGAACCGCGGCGGCGCCTGCACCACGACGTCGATCATGAAGGTCCGGCCGCCCAGGACGAGCTGGGTACGCTGCCGGTCGAGGTCGTCGACGGCCCGTTGCACCTGCAGGATCGTGCTCTCCCGGACCCCGCCGCGCCCATGCAGCACCCGGTCCACGGTGGCCTCGCTCAGCCCGGCCTGGGCGGCGATCTCGCGGATCCGGTACCGCATGCCGTCCAGCCTGAGGGGATTTTGAGGGCTTTGACAAGGCCTGGCGGGGCCGTCACGTTCCTACATTGACTCCCATGACATGGTTCACCGCAGCAGACTGCGACCTCAAGGAATTCCGGGTCCTGGTCGAGCAGACCACCGACCCGGCCGACTATCCACACGCCGCATCCGTCGAGCGCAACGTCTTGATCTACGACGCCTCCTTCGCTGATCGGCATGCTGTGCAGGCCGAACTGGTTCGGGCTCTCACCGAGGGGCCGGGCATCGTGGTGTTCCGGGAGGCCTTCGCTCCGACCGTCGTCGACCGGGCCACCGCGGTCTTCCAGGAGATGATCGCGGCCCAGAAGGCGGCCGGAGTGGTCGGCGGCGACCACTTCGCCAAACCCGGCGCCAACGACCGGGTGTGGGGCGCCCTCGACAAGTTCGCGTTGCGCGATCCGGCAGCGTTCGCCGCCTACTACGCCAACGACGTGCTCGCCCTGATCAGCGAAGCCTGGCTGGGCACCGGCTACCAGGTCACCTCGCAGATCAACGTGGTCAACCCGGGCGGCAAGGCCCAGGTCGCGCACCGCGACTATCACCTGGGGTTCATGTCCCAGGCGCAGGCGCTGCGGTATCCGGCGCACATCCACCACCTCTCTCCGGCGCTGACCCTGCAGGGTGCGGTCGCGCATGTCGACATGCCGGTCGAGACCGGCCCGACGCTGTACCTCCCGTACTCGCACCGCTACCCGGCGGGCTACATCGCCTTCCACCAGCCGGAGTTCACGGAGTACTTCTCGGCCAACTATGTGCAGCTGCCGCTGCGCAAGGGCGACGCGGCCTTCTTCAACCCCGCGCTGTTCCACGGCGCCGGAACCAATCGCAGTGCCGGCGTACGCCGGATGGCGAACCTCCTTCAGGTGTCGTCAGCATTCGGCCGGGCGATGGAGGACGTGGACCGGGCCGCTATGTCGGCCGCGTTGTACCCGGTCCTGCGCTCGCTGACCTCCCCGC is part of the Actinoplanes sp. NBC_00393 genome and harbors:
- a CDS encoding phytanoyl-CoA dioxygenase family protein, which produces MTWFTAADCDLKEFRVLVEQTTDPADYPHAASVERNVLIYDASFADRHAVQAELVRALTEGPGIVVFREAFAPTVVDRATAVFQEMIAAQKAAGVVGGDHFAKPGANDRVWGALDKFALRDPAAFAAYYANDVLALISEAWLGTGYQVTSQINVVNPGGKAQVAHRDYHLGFMSQAQALRYPAHIHHLSPALTLQGAVAHVDMPVETGPTLYLPYSHRYPAGYIAFHQPEFTEYFSANYVQLPLRKGDAAFFNPALFHGAGTNRSAGVRRMANLLQVSSAFGRAMEDVDRAAMSAALYPVLRSLTSPQEVRNVVAASAEGYAFPTNLDRDQPVGGLAPQTQAELVLQALEQRWSSERFAAELRAHTERRVAAP